In Bdellovibrionales bacterium, the following proteins share a genomic window:
- the typA gene encoding translational GTPase TypA translates to MNIRNIAIIAHVDHGKTTLIDGLFQQAGVFQSHQAVEERVMDSGDLEKERGITIRAKNASLMWNGTRINVVDTPGHADFGGEVERALFMVDGALLLVDAAEGPLPQTRFVLRKALQRGIKIIVIINKVDRSDARVDEIEEKILELFYDLADDDSQVQYTTFYASGRSGWATLEKGTIGKDFSPLFNRIVEEIPPPKVNANGPFQMIVVNRTYNSFLGQIAVGRIEAGVVKEGQRVQLMGIEKNVPFMVTALETFSGLGTERSKELRAGDIALIAGAEAPLIGDTIAEIGVTQALPRIQVDPPTVAIRISVNTSPFSSREGVYLTSRKLEEVLEKECLQNVSLSLEPTDSNEVFLLKARGELQVVIVLEEIRRRGFELMAGRPEIIPVQKDGKLWEPEESFFIDIPENKMGTVTEILSTRGGRMQNIEKFENSHRVRLEFEIPSRGLIGLRSLLLTETRGEAIYSSTFKKYIPYLGKRFSRANGAIVTDRDGVATEYALFGLEDRGRLFVRAGTPVYEGMIFGENNRQNDLNANPTKEKKLTNMRASGSDDSTKLSPIKEMSLDEALDWIDEDEWVEITPKNIRIRKIILKTNQRHVIRRSPDEDSH, encoded by the coding sequence ATGAATATTAGAAATATTGCTATTATTGCACACGTTGATCACGGAAAAACCACGCTTATTGACGGACTCTTTCAGCAGGCTGGAGTCTTTCAAAGCCACCAAGCGGTTGAGGAAAGAGTCATGGATTCGGGCGATCTTGAAAAAGAGCGCGGAATCACGATCAGAGCAAAAAATGCCTCCCTGATGTGGAACGGAACCCGAATCAACGTTGTTGATACCCCTGGCCATGCTGACTTCGGGGGCGAAGTTGAAAGGGCCCTCTTTATGGTTGACGGAGCACTTCTTCTCGTCGATGCAGCAGAAGGTCCCTTGCCACAAACCCGCTTTGTTCTCCGAAAGGCTCTCCAACGCGGAATCAAGATCATCGTGATCATCAATAAAGTTGACCGATCTGATGCCCGAGTGGACGAAATCGAAGAAAAAATCCTCGAACTCTTCTACGATCTGGCCGACGATGATTCGCAGGTTCAATATACAACCTTTTATGCCAGTGGCCGCAGTGGGTGGGCCACCCTGGAAAAGGGTACAATCGGCAAAGATTTTTCACCCCTATTCAATCGCATTGTCGAAGAAATCCCTCCGCCCAAAGTCAATGCAAATGGCCCCTTTCAGATGATCGTCGTGAATCGGACTTACAATTCCTTCTTGGGACAAATCGCAGTGGGCCGGATTGAGGCGGGGGTCGTAAAGGAAGGTCAGAGAGTCCAATTGATGGGGATCGAGAAAAATGTTCCATTTATGGTAACAGCTCTTGAAACCTTCTCAGGATTGGGCACGGAGCGATCCAAAGAACTACGTGCGGGGGACATTGCCCTCATCGCTGGGGCCGAGGCTCCTCTTATTGGTGATACCATTGCCGAAATTGGGGTCACACAGGCTTTGCCAAGGATACAAGTGGATCCGCCAACTGTGGCCATTCGGATTTCTGTGAATACCTCGCCATTTTCGAGTCGTGAAGGAGTCTACTTGACGAGCCGAAAGCTCGAAGAAGTTCTGGAGAAAGAGTGTTTGCAAAATGTCTCTCTTTCTCTTGAACCGACCGATTCCAACGAGGTTTTTCTTCTTAAGGCGCGTGGCGAACTTCAGGTGGTTATTGTTTTAGAAGAGATTCGCCGCAGGGGCTTTGAATTAATGGCCGGCCGACCGGAAATTATTCCCGTCCAAAAAGATGGCAAACTATGGGAACCCGAAGAATCATTCTTCATCGATATCCCCGAAAATAAGATGGGTACTGTTACTGAGATTCTTTCCACTCGTGGTGGCAGAATGCAAAATATCGAAAAGTTTGAAAATTCACATCGGGTCCGCTTGGAATTCGAAATTCCTTCCCGTGGTCTGATTGGCTTACGCTCACTTCTTTTGACCGAAACTCGCGGTGAAGCGATTTATTCAAGCACCTTCAAAAAATATATTCCTTATCTGGGTAAGCGCTTTAGTCGAGCCAACGGAGCCATCGTCACAGATCGTGACGGTGTTGCGACTGAGTACGCTCTGTTTGGCCTTGAGGATCGCGGCAGACTTTTCGTTCGGGCCGGAACTCCTGTTTACGAGGGAATGATTTTTGGAGAAAATAATCGCCAGAACGATTTGAATGCCAATCCAACCAAAGAAAAAAAGCTGACTAATATGCGAGCTTCCGGCTCTGATGATTCAACCAAATTAAGTCCTATCAAGGAGATGTCCTTGGACGAAGCATTGGATTGGATTGACGAAGATGAGTGGGTGGAGATTACACCTAAAAATATTCGAATTCGCAAAATTATTTTGAAGACAAATCAGAGACACGTCATCCGACGCTCGCCTGACGAGGACTCCCATTAA